The following nucleotide sequence is from Thunnus albacares chromosome 15, fThuAlb1.1, whole genome shotgun sequence.
AATCACAGTTGATAGTTTATTTGATATCATTGTCAGAATGTACCCACTTAATTTTTGTCAGTTCCACTTTAGATTAAATGACTAAAGCTTGATGAGCAAAGGCAGCCAACAACTTCTTGGACAAACTGTCAAAAATGAGACCACGTCGCACTGTAAGACTGAGGATATTAATTGAAATACTTACTGAAGTTCCTGGTACGAGTGTAAATTGTCGTTCCCGGCGGACTCTTTAAGTAAACGAGGTCAGGAAATgcagtgaaagtgtgtgtggagagagagaatgagggtTTATCTGTCAGTTCATTTAGTGAAGTATCCCCTCTCTCCTTTGGATATTTCTTTACTTCCTGTAAGACGTGGAACAGTCAAGTTAATGTCACACGTACGTTATAGGTACGTGTCCTTTCACAATAAAAGAGGGAACATGCCTAAATTCGCCTCATTTGACATAAATTCACTTTAGCTTGAAATGTCACCTTTTCCGTGGCTACTGTAACAGATTTAAACAGGACGAGTGCAGCCGATACTCTCGTGTTTATCTTCATACAATTTACTAGACATTTTATATTGAATTGTAAACCGGAAACACACTAACTGTTATTGCGAGCTTCACGGTCCTCTAAAATCCCTGgcgtttttttccccttcttctCACTTTCTTTATTGTACACATATTCCTATACAGAGGTACAAGCAGTTACACAgacaatacaaagcaaaaaagaagacaaaaacaaacaataaaagattGCATATTGCATTTTACAATGCCAGAGTTTATGTTTTATGCAGCATACAGGGCGCCTCGCATGCCGTGACGTCACACGACGCTTTAATAAAGCCACGCCTGTGAGCTTTCACACAGAGAGATGATTGTGCTGAGCATCCAGCTCGGTGTACAACCTGAAACATACCGGCTGGCGGAGGGAAAGTGCCACGTTACTTAAAAAAGACACCCAGGGCATTTAGAGACAGTGAAGCTTTATGCAACAGTAGTGCAGCCTAGTTAGACTAACTACAGACACAGTATACCTTaattcaaataatttaaaaaaaatcaatcaaattacAATTACACCACCGGCACTAACTCTCTTACATATTATATCTTACAtgacataaatacagtatgttcattCAGATAGTTTCcacacagtaaataaaagtagaaataatattaaaagatAGGCtaaataatttttcaagtctgtcttaaagtaATAGTCAGGtacccatatgaacactgaaacaagctgagcttgctgtaatcattcctcctgttcatactgactgaAAAATCTCTTCCTAATGTGCTTtatcaatgtaagtgatgggggacaaaatctacaatcctccttctgtttaaaaaatgtattgaaaactttatctgaagcttacAGAAAGCTTCAGCTCTCCAAATTAATCAAACATTTGGATGTCTTCAAattttttagcctttttagtGCAAATGTTCcatctttttgttattatttctcCACTCCAACttaacaaggaaacactgtctgaggaaacacagagagtgaatcctgcactaaaaagactgtatcTTTGGAGGATATCCACTTGATCTGACTACCTCACATGGTTGAATTCTCATGTAGGCCTCCGATAAACGTATATatatttgcacaaaatgaggattgtggattttgttccccatcacttaaactgaaagcacattatgaaggaatcttctaatggtctGTCTGAGCAAGAggaattaatataatatatatgcaaaacctgttcatatgggcacctgactattattttaagacagacttaaaaaattgtgaacctaccCTTTAAGGCATAGTTGGATCAGAAGTGTGATTTTATTTGcgattgatttttttgttattgatttcaTAACAACCAAACTGATGAAAGCCTCCCTATATACCCACAAGATCTCCAAATAATTCATCACATAGACCATGCAGCACCTCTTGGAtgcacacgcatacacaaacacacacacacacacacacacatatatatcatGTTAAAAATTAtctaaaaaacaaagacagatacGACTtgtaatatgaaaatgaaatgaaaacaaaataaataataacaataataccaATATTTTCCTGACTAGCCCCATGTATGGACCATTCCATTTGAATAATATCTAGAAAGGATAATCTAAATCTATATGGGAACTTTCTATTAGCTTAATGGTAAATGGTGTTGTCAGTTAATGACTGACTGTACAAGTATTGCAACACTGTGCAAATATAGGTGAGGTAATGCCACGCAatggaacaaacacacacacacacacacacacacatacacactacaaACACTCACAGGTCAGAGACACACAATCTTGATTTTGTTAAATTCTTATTTCTAAGAAGCAATTCATCTCATACCTGTTCATTGTAAAACAATTGCTTCCTTTTCCACAATCTGCCGGCTATTTTCCATTTGTACAGTACTCACGCCCACATAGATTTTATGAAATcatcagaaaatgtttccaaaCCCAGGAATTTCACACTACTCCACTAGAGAGCATCTGAAAGACggttgtatttcatttaaagttAATATTTGTACATCCTCTTAACTACAGATTCTTGTATGCTTGATAATACATGTCAAATATATATCAAGACAATTATGCTGATATAGTCAGGTGCTGTTTTCCGTTATATTTGTATGAAGTGCAGATTGAGCAGGATTCTTTCATATCCTGTGCCATTTCTGAAGCCCATTTGCCAGTCCTCCCCTGCCCAGAGACACTGGCACATGAAGAAAGGCAGCAGAATTGTGAGGAAAGAAAGATGAGACGACTCAGATACAGAAGAGATGAAGTTTGCCCGCTTCATTTACTGCAAATGCTGTCTCTTTGTTCGAAAGGTCTTGGAGCTGATGAAGAAATCTCAAGGGGGGAAAACAACATGGCAAAATAATTCAGCAGGGGTACATGGTAATAATAACAAATACCAATCCAAGCATTCAGAAGAGGACCGACgagaagagacagaaggaaGCATTTAAAACTCAGAGGAGGAACAACatgtgactgtttgtttgtgggGGAACAACAGAATACCAGGACTGCCATTTCTCCCATGAATTTGGTTCAGATTGTGACCATTTAAAAGTCTGATTTTGGCTCTACTGTGTACCCCACCCTTAAGCTGTTACTGCAGGAGGACATttgtttctgactgtgtgtgtattgaaaCAGGTCAGCGGCATGGCTCGGCTTTGcttgtgtgtctgcatatgCATGAGTGTATGGGTGCACACTTCCCTTGGGCTTCCACCTCAGCACCGTGGGTGGCTGCGGTTGTGGGAGGAAGGTGAGGGTTGCAGGGAGTGTGATCAGAACCTTTGTCCCCGAGTGCCTGACAAATGCCCTGCAGGCTGGGTGCAGGACAACTGTGGGTGCTGTGAACAGTGTGCAAACGTGGAGGGGCAGCAGTGTGATCCGGATGGCGCTCAGAAGTTTTATGGCCGCTGTGGGGACGGCCTGGTCTGCcaaagaaaaataccaaagagGGGACGCAGGGCTCAGCCAGAACCTACATGTGTGTGCCAGGATCAGGGCTCGGTGTGTGGCTCAGATGGGTGGACCTATCCGAATGTGTGCCAGCTTAGAGAGGCCGCCAGTCGCAGCAACACTACCCTGAAGTTCACCAGGAGAGGACCCTGCTTCTCTGGTTACTGCACTCTTTTACTAACAAATCTTACCAGTCCAGGAAAGCTAATAGATTGCAAAGCATGTGCGTAGTTGTGTTGGAGGAGAACAGTTGTACAGGTTCCAGTATTTAACCATAGGTGCTCCATTCCTCTGTTGCAGTTCCCCGCATCCTCAGAGGCCCCAAAGACCTGTCCAAATACACAGGGGTCGACATTGTGTTTACCTGCGAGGTCTCAGCGTACCCTCTTCCGAACCTGaactggaaaaagaaaggaagtgACAATTATCTGCCAGGGGACGATCCTCACGTATCTGTCCAGGTTTGATAAGACCTTCAGTTATTATCACTGAAAGTTTCATTAAAGGAATACTTTGagattttgggaaatattgCTGAAAGTTAGATGGGAAGATTAATactgctctcatgtctgtatgttaaatatgaagtgGGTGCTGTGAACAGCccatttagcttagcttagcataaaggcttGAAGCAGGGGGAAAGAGCTAGTCTGGTTCTGTCTACAAGTAACAAAATCCTCCTACCAGCACTACTAAAGCTGCCTATTTAAGGCGTTGTATCCCCTTCATTtagttgtgtaaaaaaaaaacacatcttgttgtggttttatgggggttatgtgctggactatttcctGACTGgaagcagtgacttcctggaatCTCTGCTAATTCCTGGCAATCTTAAAGTGATGACAAGACAAGCAGGAAGTGAGTGTGTTTTGCCAAGAAATA
It contains:
- the LOC122998877 gene encoding kazal-type serine protease inhibitor domain-containing protein 1-like — protein: MARLCLCVCICMSVWVHTSLGLPPQHRGWLRLWEEGEGCRECDQNLCPRVPDKCPAGWVQDNCGCCEQCANVEGQQCDPDGAQKFYGRCGDGLVCQRKIPKRGRRAQPEPTCVCQDQGSVCGSDGWTYPNVCQLREAASRSNTTLKFTRRGPCFSVPRILRGPKDLSKYTGVDIVFTCEVSAYPLPNLNWKKKGSDNYLPGDDPHVSVQARGGPQRYTVSTWLQIQGLHVSDAGVYSCVSHNALGETSASAQLTVLRKVVEVMKGHVEEEKERFDHLEEGSGDGQLASGDYLALI